A genomic stretch from Cloacibacterium caeni includes:
- the mgtE gene encoding magnesium transporter — MIEEQKISHTLQFLIEERNVKAVSEAISEVEAVDIANIFEILEEEDQKFLYEIMDNERSAEVLLYIDEDERKKFLRNFSTKEIADNIINEIDSDDAADIIAELPEYQQDEIIQHLNDEEHAQNIVELLRYDEDVAGGLMATELVKVNQNLSIISAVKEMRKQAEEMEEVYSIYVVDDSEKLLGLLSLKKLLTTSSSTRVSDVYNSKIQYVKDTESAEEVARFMQKYDLFEVPVVDKLGKLVGRITVDDVIDFITEEAEKDYQLASGISQDVDSSDTIFHLTKARLPWLFIGMVGGLIGSRVLQSNQNAMHDIPALMFFVPLIAATAGNIGVQASAIIVQGLANNTLGKDTFKTLFKEVSVSAASGMILSLIIFGFNLLINHNDLMVSVTISISLLAVIMVAAIIGTIVPIVLEKNKIDPAIATGPFITTSNDILGVLIYFAIAKALLHI, encoded by the coding sequence GTGATTGAAGAGCAAAAAATATCTCACACCTTACAGTTTCTCATCGAGGAAAGAAATGTAAAAGCTGTTTCTGAAGCTATTTCGGAAGTAGAAGCGGTAGATATTGCCAATATTTTTGAAATTCTAGAAGAAGAAGATCAAAAATTTCTTTACGAAATTATGGATAATGAGCGCTCTGCAGAAGTACTACTCTACATAGACGAAGACGAGCGTAAAAAATTCCTGAGAAACTTCTCTACCAAAGAAATTGCAGATAATATCATCAACGAAATAGATTCCGATGATGCAGCAGATATTATTGCGGAATTACCTGAATATCAACAAGATGAAATTATTCAGCACTTAAATGATGAGGAGCACGCACAGAATATTGTAGAACTTTTGCGTTATGATGAAGATGTAGCAGGTGGTTTGATGGCAACCGAATTGGTAAAAGTGAATCAGAATCTTTCAATCATTTCTGCGGTGAAAGAGATGCGTAAACAAGCCGAAGAAATGGAAGAAGTCTACTCTATTTATGTAGTAGATGATTCCGAAAAGTTACTCGGTTTGTTAAGTCTCAAAAAATTATTAACTACTTCATCTTCTACTCGAGTTTCAGATGTTTATAACTCTAAAATTCAATATGTTAAAGATACAGAATCTGCTGAAGAAGTTGCGCGTTTCATGCAAAAATATGACTTGTTCGAAGTTCCTGTTGTAGATAAATTAGGAAAATTAGTCGGAAGAATTACCGTGGATGATGTTATCGACTTTATTACAGAAGAAGCAGAAAAAGATTACCAGTTAGCATCGGGGATTTCTCAAGACGTTGACTCTAGTGATACCATTTTTCATTTAACCAAAGCGAGATTACCTTGGCTATTCATTGGAATGGTAGGTGGTTTAATTGGTTCTAGAGTATTGCAAAGCAATCAAAATGCGATGCACGACATTCCTGCATTGATGTTTTTCGTGCCACTGATTGCTGCAACAGCGGGAAATATTGGAGTTCAAGCTTCGGCGATTATCGTTCAAGGTTTAGCGAATAATACTTTAGGAAAAGATACTTTTAAAACTTTATTCAAAGAAGTAAGCGTTTCTGCAGCTTCAGGAATGATACTTTCTTTAATTATTTTTGGATTCAATTTATTGATTAACCATAATGATTTGATGGTTTCTGTGACCATTTCTATTTCTCTTTTAGCGGTAATTATGGTAGCGGCGATTATTGGAACCATTGTTCCTATTGTTCTGGAGAAAAATAAAATAGACCCCGCAATTGCTACAGGTCCGTTTATCACAACTTCTAATGATATTTTAGGAGTTTTAATCTACTTTGCTATCGCAAAAGCACTTCTCCACATTTAG
- a CDS encoding TIGR02757 family protein codes for MNEQEIFEFLNQKAEQYNHVDFIEVDPISIPHHFSLKQDIEISAFFASTIAWGNRKSIITSAQKIMNFMGNSPYDFVMNVAQKDFKKLENKAVHRTFSAEDFQQFILNLKSIYSEFESLENLFLLKEQEENYYHAIERFRTRFLGEIPHRSHKHVSSPYKNSASKRLVMFLRWMVRQDKKGVDFGIWKNLSPQYLSIPLDVHTANISRKLGILTRTQNDWKAVEELDQIIRKHNPEDPAVYDYALFGIGVSKELL; via the coding sequence ATGAACGAGCAAGAAATCTTTGAATTTCTCAACCAAAAAGCCGAACAATACAATCATGTAGATTTTATTGAAGTGGATCCTATTTCTATTCCGCATCACTTTTCTTTGAAACAAGACATAGAAATTTCGGCGTTTTTTGCTTCTACCATTGCTTGGGGAAACAGAAAATCCATCATTACATCAGCTCAAAAAATCATGAATTTCATGGGAAATTCTCCTTACGATTTTGTAATGAATGTTGCCCAAAAAGATTTCAAAAAATTAGAAAATAAAGCCGTTCACAGAACTTTTTCGGCAGAAGATTTTCAACAGTTTATTTTAAATTTAAAAAGTATTTATTCTGAATTTGAAAGTTTAGAAAATTTATTTCTTTTAAAAGAACAAGAAGAAAATTATTATCACGCCATCGAAAGATTTAGAACTCGTTTTTTAGGAGAAATTCCGCACAGAAGTCATAAACATGTGAGTTCTCCTTATAAAAATTCGGCTTCAAAAAGATTGGTCATGTTTCTGCGATGGATGGTTCGCCAAGATAAAAAAGGCGTAGATTTTGGCATTTGGAAAAACCTTTCTCCACAATATTTATCCATTCCATTAGATGTTCACACTGCGAATATTTCCAGAAAATTAGGAATTCTCACCAGAACTCAAAACGATTGGAAAGCCGTAGAAGAACTTGACCAAATCATCAGAAAACACAATCCTGAAGACCCTGCTGTATACGATTATGCGCTTTTTGGGATTGGCGTTTCCAAAGAATTATTATAA
- a CDS encoding ribonuclease Z — MSTYLTILGYNSAIPTVKSAPTAQFLEMEERCFLIDCGEGTQVQLRKAKAKFSKINHIFISHLHGDHVFGLPGLISSFRLLGRETPLHVYGPKGIKEMMETIFRITETHQGFEVVFHELSSKKSEKVFEDNRVEVFTIPLDHRIYCNGYLFKEKPKERHLNMQEISKYPEIEICDYHNLKRGKDIQLSDGYILKNENLTKHAEPSVSYAFCSDTRYLESIIPIIKNVDVLYHESTFLHDLKKMADYTGHTTALEAAKIARKANVKKLILGHFSNRYHDLSVFLNEACEIFPETYLPEQLEAVKI, encoded by the coding sequence TTGAGCACCTACTTAACAATTCTCGGCTATAACTCAGCAATTCCTACTGTGAAATCTGCACCTACTGCGCAATTTCTAGAAATGGAAGAGCGTTGTTTCCTCATCGATTGTGGTGAAGGAACACAAGTTCAATTGAGAAAAGCTAAAGCCAAATTTTCTAAAATTAATCACATTTTTATATCACATCTTCATGGTGACCATGTTTTTGGATTGCCGGGTTTGATTTCTAGTTTTAGACTTTTGGGTAGAGAAACGCCACTTCATGTGTACGGTCCAAAAGGCATTAAAGAAATGATGGAAACCATTTTTAGAATTACCGAAACGCACCAAGGTTTTGAAGTGGTTTTCCATGAACTTTCTTCTAAAAAATCAGAAAAGGTTTTCGAGGACAATCGAGTAGAGGTTTTTACCATTCCATTAGACCATAGAATTTACTGTAACGGCTATCTTTTTAAGGAAAAGCCAAAAGAAAGACACCTCAATATGCAGGAAATTTCTAAATATCCTGAAATTGAAATCTGTGATTATCACAATTTAAAACGCGGCAAAGATATTCAGTTGAGTGACGGTTATATTCTCAAAAATGAAAATTTAACGAAACATGCAGAACCTTCTGTTTCTTATGCTTTTTGTAGTGATACTCGATATTTAGAGAGCATCATTCCAATTATTAAAAATGTAGACGTGTTGTATCACGAGTCTACTTTTTTACATGATTTAAAGAAAATGGCAGATTATACCGGTCACACTACTGCTCTAGAAGCTGCGAAAATTGCCAGAAAAGCCAATGTTAAAAAATTAATTTTAGGTCATTTTTCTAATCGCTACCATGATTTGTCGGTTTTTCTCAATGAAGCCTGTGAAATTTTCCCTGAAACCTATCTTCCGGAGCAATTGGAAGCGGTTAAAATTTAA
- the rdgB gene encoding RdgB/HAM1 family non-canonical purine NTP pyrophosphatase, with the protein MEILVATHNLHKKEEIQQILGEKYHITSLTDYHIHDEIIEDGNSFHENALIKAKFCFEKTGKPSLGDDSGLVVPALDGRPGIYSARYAGNHDFDKNMAKVLEEMQDKNDKEAYFITVLCLYNEHGAEYFEGRVYGDLSTERSGNKGFGYDPIFIPKNHEISFADMPAEQKNAMSHRRNALDKFLAFLEK; encoded by the coding sequence ATGGAAATCCTCGTTGCCACGCACAACTTACACAAGAAAGAAGAAATTCAACAGATTTTAGGAGAAAAATACCACATTACATCACTCACTGATTATCATATTCACGACGAAATTATAGAAGACGGAAATTCTTTCCATGAAAATGCTTTGATTAAAGCCAAGTTCTGCTTCGAAAAAACTGGAAAACCCAGTTTAGGAGACGATTCTGGATTGGTAGTTCCGGCACTTGATGGAAGACCAGGAATCTATTCTGCACGTTACGCTGGGAATCATGATTTTGATAAAAACATGGCCAAAGTTCTAGAAGAAATGCAAGACAAAAATGATAAAGAAGCTTATTTCATCACCGTTTTATGCTTGTACAACGAACATGGAGCAGAATACTTTGAAGGTAGAGTTTATGGAGATTTAAGCACCGAAAGAAGTGGAAACAAAGGTTTCGGTTATGACCCGATTTTTATTCCAAAAAATCATGAAATTTCTTTTGCAGATATGCCTGCAGAACAAAAAAATGCGATGAGTCACCGCAGAAATGCTTTAGATAAATTTCTTGCATTTTTAGAAAAATAA
- a CDS encoding CPBP family intramembrane glutamic endopeptidase: protein MSIDNTKYRNYILDGYGAIVMILALIFSSSMVGLAVYISFKYFHTDLRYTDGFNILSYLFTFLPVIWAFDFFVMKKEKKVLNFNMQTRPFHVYLLIFPMMFGMILIGEYSTSLIPTSGPIFGDLYQIYSEQMNSISDDTFTLFLLVSFFAPIIEEIIFRGIIQKGMINNGVKPRNAIIISALVFGIVHFNPWQFIGAFLLGIVLGVVYYKTKSLLMSIFLHFFNNTIVVVMMKFFYTESFSELLNIPEYLVLLVGIVIFAVFYYLFMYRNRIYYRE from the coding sequence ATGAGTATAGACAATACAAAATACAGGAATTATATTTTAGACGGTTACGGAGCAATCGTGATGATTTTAGCTCTTATTTTCTCTTCATCAATGGTTGGTTTAGCTGTTTATATTTCGTTTAAATATTTTCATACAGACCTCAGATATACTGATGGATTTAATATTTTGAGTTATCTCTTTACTTTTTTACCTGTTATTTGGGCTTTTGATTTTTTTGTCATGAAAAAAGAAAAAAAAGTGCTTAACTTCAATATGCAAACTAGACCTTTTCATGTTTACCTATTGATTTTTCCTATGATGTTTGGAATGATTTTGATTGGAGAATATAGTACTTCATTAATTCCCACTTCTGGACCTATTTTTGGAGATTTATATCAGATTTATTCTGAACAGATGAATTCTATTTCAGACGATACCTTCACTTTATTTCTTTTAGTTAGTTTTTTTGCTCCCATTATTGAAGAAATTATATTTAGAGGAATTATTCAAAAGGGAATGATTAATAATGGAGTAAAACCTAGAAATGCAATTATCATTTCGGCATTGGTTTTTGGAATTGTACATTTCAATCCTTGGCAATTTATTGGTGCTTTTCTTTTAGGCATTGTTTTAGGAGTGGTTTATTATAAAACCAAATCACTTCTCATGTCTATTTTCTTGCATTTTTTCAATAATACTATTGTAGTAGTGATGATGAAATTTTTCTATACAGAAAGTTTTTCAGAACTTTTAAACATCCCAGAATATTTAGTTTTGTTGGTTGGAATAGTCATTTTTGCAGTTTTTTATTATTTATTCATGTACCGAAATAGAATTTATTACAGAGAATAA
- a CDS encoding peptide chain release factor 3 encodes MSLLQEISKRKTFGIISHPDAGKTTLTEKLLLFGGAIQEAGAVKSNKIKKGATSDFMEIERQRGISVATSVLAFEYKGKKINILDTPGHKDFAEDTYRTLTAVDSVIVVIDVAKGVEEQTEKLVEVCRMRKIPMLVFINKLDREGKDAFDLLDEVEQKLGLKVVPLSLPIGMGSDFQGIYNIWEKNIQLFLEEKKQKVGETIVINDINDSSVDEIIGEKAAATLRDELELIESVYPEFDREQYLTGEQQPVFFGSALNNFGVRELLDAFVEIAPMPQPKESDLRLVKPEEKNFTGFVFKIHANMDPKHRDRLAFVKIVSGTFKRNENYLLVREGKKMKFSSPNAFFADKKEVVDESFPGDIVGLHDTGSFRIGDTLTAGEKLQFKGIPSFSPEHFRYINNDDPLKAKQLAKGIDQLMDEGVAQLFTLEMNGRKIIGTVGALQYEVIQYRLEHEYGAKCTYEPIGIHKACWIEADEKSEEFKEFARLKQRFMARDNHGQLVFLADSAFTIHMTQEKFPNVKLHFISEWNHAK; translated from the coding sequence ATGAGTTTATTACAAGAAATATCAAAACGTAAAACTTTCGGGATTATCTCTCACCCAGATGCTGGAAAAACTACTTTGACGGAGAAATTACTTCTTTTCGGGGGAGCAATTCAGGAAGCAGGTGCTGTAAAATCAAATAAAATCAAAAAAGGAGCAACTTCCGATTTTATGGAAATCGAAAGACAAAGAGGGATTTCGGTGGCTACTTCGGTTTTAGCATTTGAATACAAAGGAAAGAAAATCAACATTCTCGATACGCCCGGTCACAAAGATTTTGCGGAAGATACGTACAGAACGCTTACTGCGGTAGATTCTGTAATTGTAGTAATAGACGTAGCAAAAGGTGTGGAAGAGCAAACTGAGAAACTCGTAGAAGTTTGTAGAATGCGTAAAATCCCAATGTTGGTCTTCATCAATAAATTAGACCGTGAAGGAAAAGATGCATTTGATTTGCTGGATGAAGTAGAGCAAAAATTAGGCTTAAAAGTAGTTCCGCTTTCGCTTCCGATTGGGATGGGAAGTGATTTCCAAGGAATTTATAATATTTGGGAGAAAAACATTCAGTTGTTTTTAGAAGAAAAAAAACAAAAAGTAGGTGAAACCATCGTCATTAATGATATCAATGACAGTTCGGTAGATGAAATCATCGGTGAAAAAGCTGCTGCTACTTTAAGAGACGAACTCGAACTCATAGAATCTGTTTATCCAGAATTCGACAGAGAACAATATCTTACTGGTGAACAGCAACCCGTGTTTTTTGGTTCAGCTTTGAATAATTTTGGGGTAAGAGAATTGCTAGATGCGTTTGTAGAAATTGCACCAATGCCTCAACCCAAAGAATCTGACCTTAGATTGGTAAAACCAGAGGAAAAGAATTTTACAGGATTTGTCTTTAAAATTCACGCCAATATGGATCCAAAGCACCGTGATAGATTGGCTTTCGTGAAAATTGTTTCTGGAACTTTTAAGAGAAATGAAAACTATCTTCTAGTAAGAGAAGGCAAAAAAATGAAGTTTTCTTCGCCGAATGCTTTCTTTGCAGATAAAAAGGAAGTAGTAGACGAAAGTTTCCCTGGAGATATTGTTGGTTTACACGATACTGGAAGTTTCAGAATTGGTGATACTTTAACTGCTGGTGAAAAATTACAGTTCAAAGGAATTCCGAGTTTCTCGCCAGAACATTTCCGTTATATCAATAATGATGATCCATTAAAAGCAAAACAATTGGCGAAAGGTATTGACCAATTAATGGATGAAGGTGTGGCGCAATTGTTTACACTGGAAATGAACGGCAGAAAAATTATTGGAACTGTTGGTGCGCTTCAGTACGAAGTTATTCAATACAGATTGGAGCATGAATACGGCGCAAAATGTACGTATGAACCTATCGGAATTCACAAAGCATGTTGGATAGAAGCCGATGAAAAATCTGAAGAATTCAAAGAATTTGCAAGATTAAAACAGCGTTTTATGGCGAGAGATAATCATGGTCAGTTGGTGTTTTTAGCAGATTCTGCTTTTACCATTCACATGACTCAGGAAAAATTTCCGAATGTGAAATTACACTTCATTAGTGAATGGAATCACGCGAAATAA